The DNA window TTCGGGGCTCCGGAGCACTCGTCGTACTCACCTGAGACTGCGGCGTTCCGACACCTCAGGTATGTTCGACGTTTGAACCTTTGCATCAACTATCAGTAAGCGTGAGATGACGTTGttccacctccagcagctctttTCCTTGAATTTAGCCAAAATGTAGCAGCTCAAGttcagttaattttttttgAACATATAATTTTACTTTCACAAGATCAAGTGGTTCAGCTGTTCAACCTGTATTTGTATTTGGCCACTGgagggcagcagaaacaaatctTGAACACGTTACCACCTTGATAACAGGATGTTATGTTGTCAATGTTTTGCTTGTTCACGCATCCACTGCTCTACATCACCATTCATTcagagtgtctgtctgtccacatgATGACTCTTCATCAacattgatcttttttttcagctcttgTTTGTTCCACCGTCACCTCAACCTTGTGAGCTTTACTAAAACTTTGTGGTGATTGTGTTAAATCAGTGTGAACGTCTCTGATCACAGGTCTCTGCTGAGCCACGGCATGGAGCGAGCCAACCTACCAAACCCCCTCCAGCCACAGGGAGGCGCTGACAGCGTCCCCTCAGGGTTTTCTCTGACGCTGGTGGGCTTCAGTAAAGGCTGCGTGGTCCTGAACCAGATGGTGTACGAGCTGCCGGGAGCCCGCGCCGACCCGCAGCTGTCTCACTTCATTAAACGCATCACCGACATGTTCTGGCTGGATGGAGGCCACCCGGGAGGCAGCGAGACCTGGGTGACGGACAAGCAGGTGCTGAAGGAGTTCGCCTCCAGCGGCGTGTCGATCCACGCCCACGTGACCCCGTACGAGGTGTGCGACCCGATGCGGGCCTGGGTGGGCCGCGAGTACGGGTACTTCATCAAGACCCTGGAGGAGTTCGGAGCCTGTCCCAGCAAGAAGCTGCACTTCGAGGACGAGCCCCCGTCCATCGAGAACCACTTCAGGGTCATCCAGGAGTTCTGAGTCCGAGCCGATCGCCTGAACGTCTCTGAGCGCTGCAGATTGTGTATCCAGAGTACAGAGTGAGTGTCTTAACCGCTGGTCTTACCTCATCGTTCTTACCAAGCGTTCAACAGATGATGACAGGTGACTTTTACTGCTAAACGCACTCGATCGTCTCCTGTGGCCGCGAGGAGGAACACGCAGGTATGAAAACGGTCTTCCTCCTTATTTATTCTCTAGGCTGAATATCACCTTTTACCTTTGATTCTGTCTTCGAgtggctgcagagctgctgaaacATGACTGACTCGTGTTGCCTCAGTCGGAGGGAACGACTTTAATGTCTGTAACGTGACGTAAAGTGTAATATTGTGACTTTCTGCTATGATTTTAATCTTAATGTCTGTTTGCCTGAAGCAGAGCAGCTTTTTACATTCTCCTCTTGCCTGCACGTGTTGAGCTACTTTTAGACGAGTGAATGTTTGAACGTCTGAACTTTAAACTTTCAGACTTCATCAGTCGGACTCTCAGCGGTGATTTTTGATTGTATTTAAAACGTGTGGCCGGTTAATTATTTAATGAACTTTGTCAGAGTTTAGAATGTAGTTCTGTTGTCATTCCTTTAGTTGAAGTTTCTCTAATAGTTAGAGTTTCAgttaacaacacaaactcacctCAAGGTCCATTTaactgttctggagctttcgtTCAGATCACGATTTGTTTTGAGCTGCTTTACACTCCGTCACGTCGACCTTGAGGTGAGAGTTTCTAGATTAGAAATCATTTGTTTAACGTGTTACTAGCTATTAACACTTTTCTTCTTATTGCACTTGATGTTAATTTGCTCTGTTTTGATTGGATCTTTTTCTCACctgttgtacatttttgtgttgaaaatacaccaaattattgtttttataaattAAGAGGTTTCTGATTCAAACTGTGTTCCACAACCAACATCAGTATCAGAAATGCCTCTGATACGTCCTAAAATGTTGGATTACTGATCAGATATGTGTAATTTATTGGCATCAGAACGTTCACCTGTATGCAATTTAACCATTAATTTGttgattttagtgtttttttcagttctgaCTGTCAAACTAGATAAAGCACTCTGTAGTAATACTGCAGACTAAACAACGATAGCAGTGATATCTCATTCATACAGGGTTTGAAAAAaggaatataaatataattgaACGCACTAGTAGCAGATttatggaagccctgagggtCAAGTGAGGACTCAAATATTTTTGTTCTCTATATtttgaaatcagtgttttttcttttcatatatgAAACCAAGTTTTCAAAAAAGTTCTGGCATgctaattgttttctttcttcaaaatgtttgatttttttcaggatTATTTCCAAATATAAAAAGAAGTTTTGGCaggagaggattttttttttttttccccctgaatgtgtgaaactttttcttttttttcatgcgtCAAATcgatttttttcatcctctggagaattttcttctttcatgtgtgaaaacatgcaaaaccaaaaatgttgtagaagaatctttgttttttcacaccggattttattttccctgcaGAACTTTTTTTCACACGTTTGTTGATTTATGAAACCATTGAAAAGTTTTGTCAGAAGATTCTTTTCACGTGTGAAAACATGCCAAACATTTTCCCCGTACATCCGTACAACCTTAAAccaaatggaaacaaaaaaattgttttatttttttcaagtctgaaaaacattttttgtttgctttgtttttacattacaaCCAAGCACCAtgcatttaaaagattttttcaGTCTGTTCTTTCACGTGTGAAAACATGCAAAGCCAAACATTTTATGGGAgaatttatttttcctctttgtatttattcatgaaaCCAATGAAAACGTTTTCTCATAAGACTTTTTTTCATGTTCGAAAACATGCCAAACATTTTTCCCTGTACGACCATGCACAAAATGGACACctatcctttttttctttttttaaatttttttcacttgcaaaaacatttttctccataggagaactttgtgtttttcatctgcgaaaagatgttaaaaaaattgtttcatgtgtgaaaacattttttttaaggataatttattttttttacaagagtGAAACCAAGACAAGTTTTTTTCCCATGCTTTTGAAAGATTTTTTCATATTCAGCAAAAAAGTTGTTCTTTCGTGtgtgaaaacatgcaaaaacattgtttttacacTAGAATACTTTAGTATTTATTCATGAAACCAACTAAAAAgttgtgtgaaaaaacaacattgaacATTGTTCTCCCTGATACACGAGacacaaaatggaaacattttgtggaagaatttttattttttgggttacggttctgaaaaaaatctgaaaacattttttattagtttgtacgggagaatttttttttttttcttttacatcacaaccaacttttttcttttattttcatctgtgaaaacatacGAGaactttttctatttttgaaaacacgtaaaaaagaaattcttgggtgatttttttttttttttaaggatactttatttttctacatGTGTTAAACCAAGAGAACACATTttgatgggatttttttttcctgcaagaaaagtattttttctctctggagaattttattctttcatgtgtgaaaacatgcaaaaccaaacattttgtgagttttggcagcatttttttttgtgtttgtgtttagtgGATTTGTCTTTTCCCCTGGagaattatttttcatttaaacacataaaaaaattaaatggctCCGACATAatttagataaaaaaagaatcctCACATGACCTTCAGGGCTTCCGTACAGATCGGTTCTCAGGCAGATACCCGAGTTCAAGAACTGAGAAAGAAACACGTTAAATAAGTTGGACAGATGAATTAATGAGACGCTGCATCTTAATTCTCTCAtgtgaagttgttttgttttgtcattgtgGCAGAAACTGTTTTATACTGTACTTTCTGTTGACTGCAATATGTAAAAGTACAAATCCTTGCTAGCTGTATGGGAATGTAGCAGCATGTGTGTTAATCTGTGTATTCCAGTCTGATCTCTGTGAGCTTGCACACAGTAGCATCTTTGCACTAAGCTGACGGCTGTAACTCGTTCTGCTGAATGTAACTTCAGATCATTCCACGTTTGCTCCTCGCTGTCTGTtgtgctgttaaaaaaaaaaaaacccgacgAGGACGGAGAAGGtgaacttttttaaaagttgtgtAGCAAGTGTTCAGCCAAGGTAGCATGAAGTGTTGTTGATTATCTGCTTGTTAACATGTGTGCATGtcactgatgctgtttgtgCTGTTAACCAAAGATGGAGAGCGGTTTGTttcagcaggtggcagcagagcgTTAAAAACATCTGATCTGCAGTAAAACGGctcaaaaacaagacaggaaaCACTCCATCGGATATTTTCTACAACCTTTAATGAGctttttcagtttgctttgtGATGCTTACATATTAGCCTGCAGTTGATCAGAATACAATACAGattatgtttctttcttttttttttcttttagtcatTTCAGATGCAATCAGAATGctcatacattaaaaaaatataaaatgcaaaataaacaaacatctcaTGAACATTTCGTTGTGCTTGTGGCTGCTGGTTTGACTCCAACCTACAGTTTCCTTCAGTCGCACACGACAAACAGGAATGTTGTTGATACCAGTCGCctgatgtcactgctgctgctccgcgTCTCAGACTGGTAGCTGCTGAGGATAACAGTACAACAGATGTACAAAATAACACGATCAGCGGCGCAGCATCAGTCATGTTCAAGTGACAGACTGACAATGACTGACGTCACTGCAGAACGAGTCCGTCTGCTCTCGAGGTTCAGCTACGAGTCAAGTcttaaaatcttgtttttttacaacaggaacaggaaaaagAAGCTTAACTTGTATCTGAGAAATGTTGCGTTTCAAGTGACATCATTTCAGCCTGGATCGAGATTATTTCAAGACGCCGACACCTGAAAGAAACTGAGATGAGGCGAGATTCAAGCTTATTTCATTACAGATACGCCTCCCAGCTGCTTCTACAACAAGCGCGAGTAGAATCTGCCGATTGGCCGAGATGAAAATCTTCCAGTCTTGAAGGATGACAGCATACAGATGAGAGCACGGCCGTGGCTGGAGACGCCCAGCTCCGACACAAAGGCCATTGTTGTGTACCAGCTGCTGacgacaacaaacaaacacacagtgtggtCCGATTCTGTTTGGCCCCTCGGAACAAGAAGAGGAATGTTTCTCTGGAGGTTTGAGAGCGATCGGAATCGATCAGAGGTCGTTTTCAATGAAGGCAAATCCTGTGAATCAATAGCACCTCGTCACACAGCGCTTCTCTAAGCTTCTGCTCTTTCTACACTGAAAATCATCACTTACACTTTCTCATCACCTAAAATCCTCTCACATCTACGTATCTCAACTCCCAACGTCACAACTTAAAGGAATAACcgttcaacattttgggaaatttttACCAAATATTGAACTTTTCCTCTGCCTTTCCTACAATACCGACACATTCCTAAATCCGTCCACGTATTTAAAAGGAGCAGTTtgcacaaaaaatgaaaattctgtcgTTATTCACTCATGCTGAAGAAAAGACaagtgaagtttcgtagtccacaaaacgtttctggagcttcacagcaaaacatcgTTGCAtcgttctcctaaacaactgaagcagctggagaaacaaaatggctccatgcagcttgtAGGATGTAATCCAAGTTTCCAGAAgctctgagatcccaaattgatttgaaagtacattatttatttcagctcATAAAagagtcttaaaaaaaacaaaccatcatTTCAAATCAGTCTGAGACCTCGGGGGCTTCAGGTGACTTGACATCAGACAACTTGTAAGGAGCCATGTTGGTccccagctgcttcagttgtttctgagaatgctgcaacactgttttgctgtgaagctccagaaatgttttgtggactctGAAGCGTCACCCAGCCGCATTGTGCCGAGTCAATAATGactaaatctttatttttttgaggtTAACAGTTTTTACAgcatttccaaaatgtcaaactgtccctttaaacccTTCTTCTCACGCCCGACACTTCCCTTACTCCATCAAAGACCTgaatcatcttcctcctcccgACTAAACCATCTGACTCACTTCCACGTTCGCTTTACTTCCCAGCGCCACCTTAAATCCTCTTTCCTTTCATCCACCCGATCCTCTACAGTCAAACATCtccatttatttctcattaacAGCATCGtcttgttttaaataaacacctTAAATCATCTGAAGTCTCCCGACATAATCACAACACTTCCTTATAAGACACGTGAGCAcattatttacataaaaatataaagtatgaGTCCAgcacataaataataataataataataatagtaggCCTCTAACATTAAGAATACACAACACAGTGAGCGGAGAGTGAGCAGCATGCCCTGagatgaaaacaacaggaaTAAATCACTT is part of the Acanthopagrus latus isolate v.2019 chromosome 9, fAcaLat1.1, whole genome shotgun sequence genome and encodes:
- the c9h2orf69 gene encoding UPF0565 protein C2orf69 homolog produces the protein MLAARAVAVGFTLIAVAKTMTSVAATSSEPRGLHASASRDGGSGSPRQRLQKLLAVPGYNPSRVNDLLLLRPETDGAESKEKSGNRHVVFFHGDIQNFQEEMSVQPEGAQWLRWSLEQVALTLGRRFPDRHIWVVRASRMYLHKFSCYHNFVESNMFGAPEHSSYSPETAAFRHLRSLLSHGMERANLPNPLQPQGGADSVPSGFSLTLVGFSKGCVVLNQMVYELPGARADPQLSHFIKRITDMFWLDGGHPGGSETWVTDKQVLKEFASSGVSIHAHVTPYEVCDPMRAWVGREYGYFIKTLEEFGACPSKKLHFEDEPPSIENHFRVIQEF